GTAGCGAAAGAGCGGATTCCCATTAAATAGCAGCTCTTCAAGGTCGACCCTTTCTTTCTTGCGATCCTTCGTATGCCCTATGGCAAGTCTATAGGCATACAAGCCCCCATTGCCCTCAACATCCACCTCAAAGCGCTGTTCGTCCCGGGCTACCCAACTGGTCAAGTCCTCGGGGGGGAAAACCTCTGTCACTTTCGCTCCGTTTGTCACAAAACGACGAATTCTATCCACAATATCAAAAACAGTTGACTTTCCACAACCGTTTGCCCCCATAATCAGGTGCAACGAGCCAAACTTCACCTCAAAGTTCACTAAACAACGAAAATGATTCACATAAAGCCGACGAAGCATGCAGGCCCCCCCTCCCTCGTCCCTCATTCCCCAATCAACCGGACGAATCCCCCAAACCCCTGAGCTTGGCTACCGGGCAGCTCAACCCGCCGTAAACGGGCCTCCGTCGGCGGACCAGACCACCAGCGCCGCGTCCTCCTTGAAGCGTTCTTTGAGAGTCCCGAACTCCACACGGGAGAGCACCAATCCCCGGATCTTGCGGCCCACCAGGGCCTCCGCCTTGGCCACCAGGTCGTGGAAGTAGGCCTGGTCCACCTGGCCCACCAGCACCAGGTCGATGAGCCCCGAGTCCACCCCCTTGGCGTAGTCCCCGGTGACGAAGGCCAGTTCCACGTTCCCCAGGCGTCGGACCACCTGTTCCACCACCCGGTCCAACCCCAGGGTCTTGGCGGCGATGCTGCGGATCTCCGGGAAAAGGGGATGGCTCTCATTGGCCCGGTAGACCTTGGTGCGCCCTTCCGGGGCCACGGAAAGAAGCCCCGCCTCGGAAAGGCGGTTCAGCTCCACCCGGACCGCGTTTGTGGACTCGCCAAACTCGTCGGCCAGCCCCCGGAGGTGCGCCCGGGTGTCCGGATTGAGAAAGAACTTGAGCAAAAGACGTGTGCGGGTCTTGGAGGTGATGAGCGATTCGATCATGAGTCATAAAATGACTCAAAAAACCTCGACCGTCAAGGGCTCAGTCCGCAGGAAACCGCTTTATGTACCAGGCCCAGGCGGTAGACACGATGTCCTCCAGGTCCCCATGTTCCGGCACCCACCCCAGAACCTCCTGGGCCTTTCGGGAGGACGCCACGAGGCGGGAGGGGTCTCCGGACCGCCTCGGCCCCACTTCCAGGGGGACGGGTCTGCCCGTGGCCTTTTCCGCCACCTGGAGCACCTGGCGCACCGAATGGCCGTCCCCGTTCCCCAGGTTGAAAGCCTCGCACCGGTCCGGGGCCTCCAACAGGCGGCGAAGGGCCCGCACGTGGGCCTGAGCCAGGTCCGTCACGTGGACGTAGTCCCGGATGCAGGTGCCGTCGGGGGTGGGGTAGTCCTCCCCGAAGAGGGTCAGATGCTTCCGCCGTCCCTCGATGGCGTCGAAGATCAGGGGGATGAGGTGGGTCTCCGGGACGTGGTGCTCCCCCGTGCGGCATCGGGGGTCCGCCCCGGCGGCGTTGAAGTACCGCAGGGACACGCTGCCCATGCCGTAGGCATCCCGATACCGCCGCAAAGCCCCCTCCAGGAAGAGCTTCGTCTCCCCGTAGGTGTTGGTGGGAACCTTGGGGGCCTCCTCGGAGATGGGCTGTTCCGTCGGGTCTCCGTACACCGCCGCGGTGGAGGACAGGACGAACCGACGGACCCCATGAGCCCGCATGGTTGCCAGGAGGTTCAGGGTGCCCCGGAGGTTGACGTCGTAGTACCCCTCCGGGTCGGACATGGACTCCCCCACCAGGCTGCGGGCGGCGAAGTGCAGCACCCCCTCCACGGGGTACCGGGAGAAGACTCCCTCCAGGAAGGCGGGATCCCGCAGATCCCCCTCCTCCAGCCTATCCCCAAAGGCCAGATCTCGGTGCCCCTTGCTGAAGTCGTCCACCACCAGGACCTCGAAGCCCTCTTCCTTCAGGGCCAGGGTGGTGACGCTCCCGATGTAGCCCGCTCCTCCCGTGACCAGGATCATGCAGGTTTCCTCCTTGTATTTCTTGTATTTTGGGATGGGATCGAATAGAACCGCGCTCCACCGCGAAGGCAGGACAGGCAGAAAAGGCTGGTCTCCAGGACCACAAGCCCCCCTCCCCCGAAGCCGCCCGCGTCGCAGCCCCCGGGGGACCTCCCGGCCTCCGAGCCTCCCGTGGGGGAAGGGGACACAGGCAGGAGGCTGGGGCAGGGGGTGGGGACGACCAAGGGGGTAAGGAAAGGGCTCAGGGCGGGGGATGGGGACGGGGTTTCGGAGGGCAGGAAAGGGGTCGGGGAGTGGGGAACCTCGTCGGCTCGTCCGAAGAAGGCCCAAGGGTCCTGGAGGATTCCGTCCCGGCAGCCGTCGAAGACGGCGAAAACTCCCTTCCCCCGATGCACCAGGGGAAGGACCGGCCCTTCGGGGCGGGGACCGTCCGCCAGGAGCACCCGGATCCCCACGATCAGGGCATCCGAAGAGACGTCCCGTTCCAGGTCGAAAAAACGCCCCAGGGTCTCGTCGGTCCCGTCCGGGAGAAGGGGCAGCAGGAAGACCGGCTCCCCGGAAAGGACCTTCGCCGGGCACAGGTTCTCCCGAAGGAACGCCCGCAGGGAAGCCGCATCCGCTCCCCGAGGCGTCCCCAGGGCCGGATCCAGGGGCACCCGGAACTCCAGCACCAGGGGAAGGGCGCCCGTGCCTTCCTGCGCCTCCATCCCACACCGAAGCCCCGTCCCCTCCAGAAACCGCCCTGCCCCAGGGGGAGAAGAGAGGGAATCCCGGGAGACGGCCCAGACGTCCAGGGTCTCCACGTCCCGCCCCCCCAGGAGATCCGGGGAGACCACTCCCGCCAGGAGGGGGTGCTCCCCCAGGCCCCGAGGCCATCCGTCCTCCGGCACGTCCAGCAGCGCCAACCCCGCCTCAGGCCGCCTCTCCGGAAAGACCCGCTCCTCGAACCAGTGGAGACGGCCGCCGCTGCACCAGCCCCCCAGGAGTCCCTTGCCCCTTCGGGCCAGGAAGAGGGCCTCCTCTGTGAGGGGTTCCGCCGCGAACCCTAGGGTGCGGAGGCGATGCCTGTTGCCCTCCTTCCCCCAAAGAGCCAGGCGCACCGCTTCCCCCGATCCCTGCCGGGTGGCGAAGAGGACCGCGTCCCCCGCCTCCGCCGCCGCAAGCCGAGGGCCTGCGGCGGAATCGCAGGAGGCCACCTCGCGAAAGCCCCAGGCCGTCTCCTCCCGTTCCTCCCGGACCAGGGCCTTTCTGTTTCCATCCCGGTAGAACGCCCGGACCTTCTGGTCCGGGGAAATCCCCGAGACGGCCAGGGAGGGATGGTGGGCCGCCGAGGTCCCCTGGGTCACCCGAAAGGGTGCCCAAGCCCCCCCGGGGGACAGGGTCGTCCCGTAGCTCAAGGCCGTCGCCCCCTGGGAGAAGGCCCCGTGGGCGTTTCCCTCCTCGTCGAAGGCCAGGGCAAGGTACCGGCCCCGTCCCCGGGGGGGCTTGGCCTGACCGTCCGGGGTGCGCAGGAGGAGCTTTCCCTCCTGCCAGGGTCCCTCCGGGGCGGGAGCCCGGTGGCAAAAGGGGTATTCCTCCCCCTCCCGGACGTTGTCGTTCCCCAGAAGGTACAGGGTTCCCCCCGGGGCAACCCCCAGGACAAGGGAGCGGGCTCCCCTTCCCGTCTCCGGAGGACGGAAGACCACCCGCCACGTGCCGTCCCCCTCCCGGACCAGCAGGCGAAGCCGCCGGTCCCGGCGGTCATGAAAGGCCAGGAGTAGCCTGCGACGCTCCCGGTCCCAGGCCGGAGCCAGGGGCCCCTGGCTTTCCCCATCGGGCATCGGGGGATCCGGGGACCACCCCTCGGCGGTCTTGCGCAGGACCCGGACCTTTCCCTCCCCGTCCCCGTAGAACAGCCGGGGGGTCTCGTCGGCCAACGTCAGGGCCAGGCCGCCCGAGGAGCCTCCGGGAAGATCGCAGGAAGCCGCGGAAAAGCGAAAGGCCTCCCCCGGACGGCTCAGGCCCAGAAAGGCCAGGGTCAGGGCAAGGGGAAGAAGTCGGGGGATGCGGCGGGGGAGCGACGGGGTGGGAGCGGGACGAGGCGCCAAGGGGAGGTCACCGATCCCCCACCCCGGAGGGCGGGACGTCCTCGCAGAGGGCAAAGAGTTCCTGGCGCAGCCGGTCTTCCGGCAGCGCCGTCAGGGCTCGGATCTTCTCCGCCATGCCCCCGTCCCGACGATCCAGGCGGGCCCGAAAGATCTTGTCGTGGGAAGTCCGGTCCACGTGGTCCGGGTCGTAGAAAAGCTCCTCGAAGAGCTTTTCCCCCGGACGGATGCCCGAGTAGACGATGGGGATGTCCCGGTGGGGCTCCAGGCCGTGGAGGCGGATCAGGGTCTCCGCCATCTGGGCGATGACCACGGGTTCCCCCATGTCCAGGACGAAAAGTTCCCCCCCCCGGCCCATGGAGGCCGCCTGCAGGACCAGGCTTACCGCCTCGGGGATGAGCATGAAGTAGCGCCGCATTTCCGGGTGGGTCACCGTGACGGGACCTCCCCGGGCGATCTGGGCCTCGAACTTGGGCACCACGCTGCCTCGGCTCCCCAGGACGTTGCCGAAACGCACCGCCAGGAAGGCGGTCCCCGGGAAGGCCGACTGAGCCTCCTCCAGCATCCGCTCCGCCAGGCGCTTGGTGGCCCCCATGACGCTGCTGGGGTGCACCGCCTTGTCCGTGGACACCATCACCATCCGCTCGGCCCCGACCTCCCCCGCCAGAGAGGCCACGTTCCAGGTGCCCAGGGCGTTGACCCGCAGGGCCTCCCGAGGGTTCTCCTCCATGAGAGGAACGTGCTTGTGCGCCCCCGCGTGGAACACCACTTGGGGGTGGTGGGTCTCGAAGAGCCGACGCAGGGTGGCTTCGTCCCCCACGTCCGCCACCAGGGGACGGCAGGGGATCGTCACCCCCTCCTCGGAGAACCGCTCCAGCAGGTTGTAGAGGGACTGTTCCCCGTGTCCCAGCACCAGCAGGGACCGAGGTCCGTGGGCCAGCACCTGGCGGCAGATCTCCGACCCGATGGACCCCCCCGCCCCGGTGACCAGCACGGTCCGCCCCCGAAGCACCCGGTCGATGCCCTCCAGGTCCAGTCGGATGGGCTCCCGGCGCAGCAGGTCCTCCAGGCTCACGGAGCGAAGGCGGGAGACGGAGACCGCCCCGGAAGCCAGCTCATGCAGGGCCGGGAGGACCCGCACCTCCACCCCCAGGGGAGAGAGACGCTCCAGGAAGGCCCGGATCCGCTGCCCCGAGGCGGAGGGGAGGGCGATGAGCACCACCCGGACCCCCCGCTGCCTCACGATCTCCCCCAGTTCCGCCGCATCCCCCAACACCGGTAGGGAGGCGATGATCTTGCCCCGCTTGTCCGGATCGTCGTCCACGAACCCCAGGGGAACCAGGTCGTCCCCCCGGCGCAGCAGGTCCCGGGCAAGCCGGGACCCCGCGTCCCCCGCCCCCACGATCAGGGTGGGGCGGGGCTCCGCCGTTCCCTCCAAGGGGGGCCGCACCACCCGCCAGGAGGCCCGGAAGGCCACCAAGAAGAAGAGACCCAGGAGGAGGAGGATCGCCAGAGAGGTGCGGGGGACCGTCAGGTCCGTCCAGAGACGGTCGATCAGGAGGAACCCCAGGGCCCCCAGGGCGTAGCCCCGCCCCAGGCGCAGGTATTCCTCCACGCTGGCCTGGGGCCAGTAGACCCGGTAGACCCCGCAGACCCAGAGGGCGAGGAGAGTGACGGGGACGAAGGCCAGGGCTGCCCGGAGCAGATCGTCCCGGAAACCCTGCTGGATGAGGAGGGTGAGACGCAGGGCGTACCCCAGGTAGACCGCCGCGGCAAGCAGAAAAAGGTCGCCCGCCAGGACCCGTCGGTTCCTGGAGGCGACCTTCATCCACCCGGTCACGAGGCTTCGGGAAAGGCCGGTCACGCTCATGGGGCTAAAGGATCAGCTTGCCCCCCGGCTTGGGGCCCCCCATCTTGTCCAGCTGCTGGAGCACATTGGAGGACGCCACGGCGATGCTGGGCTTGCGGGTCTCCTGGGAAGCGTACTCCTGAAGCTTCTTCTCGTAGTCCTCCATGCTCTTCTTCAGGGCCGCCACGTCCCCCTTGATCCACTGCAGGAGACTGTCGGCGATGGCCTGGGCCATCTCCTCCGGAGGCTCCGCTGCGATGAGCCCCAGCTCCTTGAGCATCCGGTGCTCCTCCACCACCGAGTCCAGAATCTCCTGGTCCGTGAGGAGTCCCTTCTTGTAGAGCACCCGGGCGATGACGTTGAACTTGGTCTTGTTGTTCTCGTCGTTCAGGGCCAGGGAGTCCACCCGGGCCAGGAGCATGGACAGCACCTCGTCCAGACTGATCTGCATGGGCATCGGCATGACCGTGATTCCTCCCGTTTCCATAGGATTTCCACCGTCCGCCATTGTAGCACCCCCCCAGCCCCTTGCGGAGCCACCCCGCCCTGCGTAGACTCGTAGCGCCCGCCGCAAAAGAGCGGAGGAGCAGGAAGGGGGAGGAGTATGGACGGGTCGTTTCGCGTGAAGTGGCAGGGGCTGCGGTTGGCGGCGCTGGTGCGGGCGGAGTGGCCCACCTTCGTCTCCACCACCCTGGGCTGTCTGATCCTGGTGGTGGGCATCATGGGCTTCACCGTGCCCTATCGCTTTCCCGACTCGGGCATCACGGGATTGGCGGTGCTGGCCAACTACGTCTGGAACATCTCCCCCGCCTGGGTGGTGGGACTGGCCAACGTGGCCCTCCTCGCCTGGAGCTGGAAAGAACTCTCCCCCCGCTTCGTCCTCTGGACCATCTACGGGGTGGCCCTGCTGACGGTGCTCATGAAGGTGCTGGAGGGGATGCCCCACCCGGTGATCCACGACCGGCTCCTGGTGGCCATCCTGGCGGGGGTCATCAAGGGCATCGGGGGGGGGATGGTGTTCCGAAGCGGCGCCTCCCTGGGAGGCACGGACATCATCGTGGTGGCCCTGCGGAAGCGCTACGGCGTGGAGGTGGGCAAGTACACCTTCTACATCAATTTAGGGGTGCTCACCCTGTCCGCCTTCGTGGTGGGCATCGAGGGGGCCCTCTTCGGGCTGGTGAGCGTCTACGCCAACGGGGTGGTGACGGACAACGTCCTGAGCAGCTTCGACCGAAGGCGGCTGGTGTTCATCGTGTCCAAGGAATCCGCCTCCGTGACCCGGTACCTCACCGACCACATGCACCGGGGGGTGACGGTGCTCTCCGGCAAGGGAGGGTTCTCCGGGGAGGACCGCCCCACCCTGCTGTGCCTCCTCACTCCCCGCCAGACCATGGAACTGAAACACTACCTGGCCCTGAACGACCCCCGGGCCTTCATGGTGGTCTCCGAGGCCTCGGAGGTCCTGGGCCGGGGCTTCAAGGGATGGAAGGAGATTTGAGCGGCCCATCCCTCCCCGAGCGGCTCCGCAACGGCATCCACCGTATCCTGGGGGTCAAGGAGGCCCGCAGCGCCACCTTGGTGCTCACCTTCCTGACCCTGGCAGGGAAACCGTTTAATTACTTAAGAATACTGCTAGTGGCTAGTTTCTTTGGAGCTTCCCTTGAAATGGATGTTTTCAACGTTGCCTTTGGCATTATGTGGCTATTTGCAGGAACAGCCGGTTCTGCAATGGAGAATGCCGTTTTGCCGCTATTGGCTCACAAAAGAGAAACAGAGGGGGAAACGTCTGCCAAAAAAACAATGGCATTGGCTTGGTGGATTTTAATTTTATATTCCATGTTTTTATTTTTTACTATTTTGGCGTCATCTGAACAAATAATTAAACTATTTGCAAGTGGGTTCGATCAAAATAGACTAAGTATCGGTCGATCTATGCTTTTTTGGCTTTTACCATATACTATATCTACAATATTAAAATCAGGGTTCGATATTTGGGCCCAGCATTCCGGGAAATATTCTCTTTCTGCATTTGCCTCCTCGTTTTCCGGATTATTATCTTTAATTGCCTTCTTGGCGACCTATTCGTGGTTAGGTGTTTTTTCTATCCCTTTTTCTTTTAGTTTTTCGTGGTTTATAGTATCATTGTTAACCAAACTAGGCGTAAGAGATTTCCCATTCTGCTTAGCAGATTTCGATCGTAATTCTGTTTTTGAAATACTAAAACCTACGCTATTGTCGCTGATTTTTCTTGGTACAGGAGCACTTTACGGCATGACAGACAGATATTTTGCGTCTCTTCTGCCCATTGGATCTATTACCACTATAAGCTATGCTGATTTTATATTTGGGGCAGTTTCTATAATAACAACCCCTTCTTTGTTACTTTTTTTATCAAAGAGCAGCAGACTGGCTGCCAATGCCAGTTCAACGAATGACTATACCTCATTTTATTCCAGCGTAACCCAAGCCCTTGTAATTGTTTTGTTTTTGTTCTTTCCACTGGGTATCGTGCTATCCGGCGTTTCCATCTCGCTAGTTGACATTGTCATTGGGCACGGTGCATTTTCGTTTGATTCTGTTATTTTAACTGGCAATTGTCTTGCTGCGTACGCATTGGCAATGCCAGCATCCCTTGGCTGTGTTGTTTTCTTTAGAATCGCCCAGGCACAAAAAAAACTAGTCGGGCTAGCCTTTGTGAGTTTACAGCTGGTATGTGTCAACGCCCTGGGGGATTGGGCCCTCTCCCGGGCCTTCGGGGCCCCGGGGATCGCCGCGGCCACAAGCATCGTCTACTCGGTGGGGTTTCTGCTCTACGGGCACTGGCTGCTTCCGGGGTGGTGGCGACACGTGGGGATGGGGGCGCTGGCGAAACAGTGCGCCCTGACGGCCCTCTGGGCGGGGGCCTTGGGGTGGCTGGACCGGGTGGCGTTCTTCGGGAGCTGGACCCCCTGGATCGTGGCCCCCCTGGCGGGGATCGGCACGATCCTGCACTTTCTGCTGGTGGAACGGCTGGGCTGGCTGGACGCCCTCCCTCGGGGCTGGAAGCCCACGGAGCTGCTGGAACTGGTCCTCAGTCGGCTGCGCCGCAGACCTTCGGAGGAGTAGGCAGCCCCGCCGCCCCCAAGAGGGGCGCATCCGCCCCCAGGAGGGAAACCCGCAGGTCCAGGACGGCCCGGTACGGCTCCGCCAGGTAGGGCAGGGTCCGCTCCCGAAGCAGGGAGACCAACCCCTCCCCCCGGGCGATGCCTCCCCCCAGCACCACCACCTCCGGGTCCAGCAGGTGGACCAGGGAGGCCACACCCCGGGCCAGGGCATCCAGAAAGGGCTCCAGACATGCCGCGACAGCCCGTTCCTCCTGCCGCCCCCACAGGGTCCGTACGTCCTCCGGCAGACCCAAGGCTCGGGCACGGGCCTCGATGCCGTCCGCCCCCGCCAGGGTCTCCAGGTGTCCCCGCCCCCCGCAGCCGCAGGGAAGGTCCCCTCCCGTCACCAGGTGCCCCAGCTCCCCCGCCATGCCGTGGGAACCCGCGACCAGCCGCCCCCCCAGGACCACGCCTCCCCCCACCCCGGTGCCCAGGGTGAGGACCACGTAGTCCGAACACCCTCGTGCGGCCCCGGCCAGGCCCTCCCCCAGGGCGTAGGCGTTGGCGTCGTTTTCCAGGGCCACAGGAACCGGAAGCCCCGCATCCCTCAGAAGCGCTTCCAGGTTCCGGGCCAGGGGAAGACCGTCCCACCCGGGAAAGTTGGGACCCTTGAGGAAGAGCCGGCGGTCCCGGTCCACCATCCCCGGCACCACGAGCCCCGCCCCGACCACGGGGAGCCCCCGAGACACCTCCCGAACCCCCTCCGCCAGGGCGGCCAGCACCGGCTCCGGGTCCCTTCCCGACGGGGTGGGGCGTTCGCACCGGCATACCAGCTCGGGAATCTCCCCAGGGCGAAACCGCACCGTCCCAAAGGCCAGGGTGTGCCCCCCCAGGTCCGCCCCGACGCGGAAGACGTCGCCGGTCATCCGTCGGCCCTCACGCTCAGGGCGGAGGTGAGCGCCCCCTCGAACCAGCGCCGGATCTCCAGGGGATCCGGGGTGACGAAGCGCAGAGTGCGCCCGTCCATCCGTTCCCCCCCCGGGACCAGGGAGGCTCCGTCGGCCTGGTAGGTACACTGGAAGCGCACGTCCAGTCGATAGGGACCCGGGGGTGTCCAGCAGGACAGGCGTCCCGCCCCGAGACGTCCCACTGCCTCCCCCACGGCCTCGGAAAGCCGGTCCGCCGCCGCTTCCGGAGTCAGCAGCCGGGCGGAGAAACGTCCCAGTCCCTCCTTCACGGCACAGGTCACCAGGTCCTCTCCCAGGAGGGCGGAGGCCTCGTAGCCCACCGCCTCGTCCCCCGTCACCAGGGCCACGGGGACCCCCAGGGCCCCGCACAGAAAGGCGTTGAGTCCCGTCTCCCCCACCAGGCGCCCCCCCAGGCGCACCTCGTGGATCGCCCCGGTGGACATGGTGTGGTCCAACACCGCCTTCTCCGTCCCCGCCATGGCGTGGTACCCCACGAAGAACGCCCCGTCGCACCCCTGGGCTCCCTCCACCATTCCCAGGACCCGAGGGGTTCCGCTGATCAGCTCCACCTCCTCGGGCAGGTCCCGGGCTTCCAGGTTGATCATGCGGTCGTGGGAGTCCGCCACCACCACAGAACACCCCTCCCGAAGCAGCGTCTCCGCCACGGTCCGCACGTCGTGGAGCATCATGGCCCGACCCAGGGCGTACTCCTCCGTCCCCGCATCCACCTGGCAGGGCCGCACGATGCCCGTGCACCCCTCCATGTCCGCGCTGATGAAGATCCTCACGCCTCGTCCCTCCTCCAGGCCGCCGCGGCGGCGGGATCCGAAAGCAGAAGCCTCCCCACTCCCACCAGGTCGCAGCACCCCCGGTCCAGAAGCTCCCGAGCCCGGTCGTAGGAAGTCACCCCTCCGGTGCACTCCACGGGAATCCGCTTGCCCACGGCCTCCCGGATCGCCCCGGCGTAGGGACCGAACCCCCCGGGAGCGTCGTAGCCGCAGAGGTTGCCCGACACGGCGATCCAGTCCGCTCCCAGGGCGGCCAGCTCCCGGGCCACGGCACAGGCCTCCTCGACCCGGAGCCCTCGGGGTTCTTCCCCCGGGAAGGAATCCGCCGCTCCCAGGCGCACCCCCAGGGGCAGGTCCGGGAAGGCCCCCCGCACCGCGTCCACCACGTCCAGGAGCAACCGGGACCGCCCCCGGACGTCCCCGCCGTACCGGTCCGTGCGCCGGTTGGTGAGGGGGCTCAGGAACTGCCCCAGCAGGTAGCCGTGGCACCCGTGAACCTGCACGCCCCGGTACCCCGCCTCCCGGGCCCTGCGGGCGGCCTGGACGAAAAACCCCGGCAGCTCTCGGATCTGCCCTTCCGACAGGGGCTCGGGGATCCGCCCCGGGTCCCGTCCCGGGTGGGGCACCGGCGAAGGGGCCACCATGCGGAAGGCCGGGTCCCCGAAGAGGTCCGGATCCGCCACGCCGCTGCCCCCGTGGTTCAGCTGCACCACCACCGGGACTCCCGCCTCGGCGAAGAGCCCCGCCAGGGGGCGGTGCCCCTCCGTCACGTCGTCCCGATCCAGCATCAGCTGCCGCACCCGGACCCGCCCCCAGGGGTGCACCGCGTGGTGCTCCAGCACCACCAGCCCGGGGCGGGCGAAGAGGGCCTTGCGCCCCGCCTCCAGGGTCCGCTCCGTCGGGACCCCCTCGGGGGTGCAGGAGGCGGAGGCCAGGGGGGCCGCCACCAGTCGGCTTTCCAGTCGCAGGTTTCGGATCTCCAGGGGCTCGAAGAGCTTCATGGTCCCGCCCCTACACGTTGAACCGGATCTCGATGACGTCCCCATCCGCCACCCGGTAGTCCTTTCCCTCCAGGCGCAGACACCCCGCCTCCCGACAGGCCGGGAAGGCGAAGCCGTGGGCAGCATAGTCGTCGTAGGCCACCACCTGGGCGCGGATGAACCCCCGGGCCAGGTCGGAGTGGATGGTTCCCGCGGCGTCCACCGCCGTGGCCCCCTCCCGGAGGGTCCAGGCCCGCACCTCGTCGGGACCGCAGGTGAAGAAGCTGATCAGCCCCAGCAGGCCGTAGGCCCCGGCGATAAGCCGCTCCCTCCCCGGCTCGGTGATGTCCAGCCCCTCGGTGAACTCCGCCGCCTCCTCCGGGGAGAGGTCCGCCAGGTCCATCTCCAGGCGCCCGTAGAGGGAGAGCACCCGGATCCCCGCCGCCGCGGCATCCCGAAGGAGCGCCTCTCCCCCCGGGGCGTCGACGGCCCCCTTCTGCCCCTCGTCCAGGTTCAGCACCAGGATCTGGGGCTTGGCGGACAGGAAGGTGAAGCCCCGGAGCATCCGGGCCTCCTCGGGGGCAAGGGCGAGGTCCCGCAGGGAGCGCTCCTCCATGAGGCAGTCCTGGCAGCGCAGGAGCAGGGCCTTCTCTCCCTCCTCCTCCGGAAGGAGCTTCTTCTTGCCGTTCAGCCGGGAAAGGCGGTTCTCGATGACCGACAGGTCCCGGTAGATCAGCTCCATCTCCACGATCTTCCAGTCCCGGTGGACGTCCAGGCTCCCCTCGGGGTGCTCCACCCCTCCGTTGGCGAAGCCCCGAAGCACGTGGATCAGCGCATCCGCCTCGGCGGCGAAGGAGAGGAACCCGTTGCCCAGCCCCGCCCCCTTGCTGGCGTCCCGGGAGAGTCCCGCCAGGTCCACGAACTCCACCTGGGCGGGGGTCTCCTTCTTGGGCTGGTGCACCCGCACCAGCTCGTCGAACCGGGGGTCCGGCACGGAGACCACCGCCCGGTTGGGATCCGTCTTGCCTCCCGCGTAGGGCTTCACTTCCGCCCCCGCCCGGGTGATGACGTTGAAGACCGTGGTCTTGCCGCTCAGGGGCAGCCCCACGATGCCGCAGTGCAACATGTCCATTCCTCCCGTTCTCGGAACCTTCCTTCGTTCCGAATCCGCCCCCATTCTACCGTACCCCCCCGGGCTTCCGCGTCCCTCCGCTTCACCGGAGGGACGTGTTAGAATCGACACAAACAGGGTCGCACCACCGGGGGAGGAGGCGCAGGACGTGGCCAAGGTGCTCATCGCCGACGATGCGGACTTTATGCGCATGGTTCTCCGCCGAATCCTGGAGGACGGGGGTCACGAGGTGGTGGGGGAGGCGGACAACGGGCGGGACGTCATCGCCCTCTACTCCATGCTCCACCCCGACCTGGTGACCCTGGACATCACCATGCCCTTTCTGAGCGGCCTGGAGGCGGCGCGGCGGATCCTGGAGGAGCACCCCGACGCCCGCATCGTCATGGTCTCCGCCATGGGCACCCGGGAGAGCGTGAACAAGGCCCGGGCCCTGGGGGTCAAGGGCTTCATCGTCAAGCCCTTCCGGGAGGAGCAGGTCCTGAGCGCCCTTCGTCAGGCCCAGGAAGGGGAGGGGGACGATGTCCCCGGTCCGGCCTTTCCTGAAACCCCTTTTCGTTGACACCCTTCCAGAATCCGCAGTACAGTGAGGCAAGTCGACGATTCCGCCGATCCAGTCGGTTTGGGACTCGTCCCCCACCGGAGGGAGCGTTTTCACTTGAGCGTAAGTCTGTTGCGGCTGCAGGACGGAGGCTGGGCGGTGGTGGACCATCTCCCCCCAGGTGAGGCGGCGCTGCGCCTGGAGGCCATGGGGCTTCGCCCCGGCAAGAGGCTGCAGAAGATCTCCGGGATGCCCTTCCACGGTCC
The sequence above is drawn from the Aminomonas paucivorans DSM 12260 genome and encodes:
- a CDS encoding winged helix-turn-helix domain-containing protein, translating into MIESLITSKTRTRLLLKFFLNPDTRAHLRGLADEFGESTNAVRVELNRLSEAGLLSVAPEGRTKVYRANESHPLFPEIRSIAAKTLGLDRVVEQVVRRLGNVELAFVTGDYAKGVDSGLIDLVLVGQVDQAYFHDLVAKAEALVGRKIRGLVLSRVEFGTLKERFKEDAALVVWSADGGPFTAG
- a CDS encoding YitT family protein, with amino-acid sequence MDGSFRVKWQGLRLAALVRAEWPTFVSTTLGCLILVVGIMGFTVPYRFPDSGITGLAVLANYVWNISPAWVVGLANVALLAWSWKELSPRFVLWTIYGVALLTVLMKVLEGMPHPVIHDRLLVAILAGVIKGIGGGMVFRSGASLGGTDIIVVALRKRYGVEVGKYTFYINLGVLTLSAFVVGIEGALFGLVSVYANGVVTDNVLSSFDRRRLVFIVSKESASVTRYLTDHMHRGVTVLSGKGGFSGEDRPTLLCLLTPRQTMELKHYLALNDPRAFMVVSEASEVLGRGFKGWKEI
- the galE gene encoding UDP-glucose 4-epimerase GalE; its protein translation is MILVTGGAGYIGSVTTLALKEEGFEVLVVDDFSKGHRDLAFGDRLEEGDLRDPAFLEGVFSRYPVEGVLHFAARSLVGESMSDPEGYYDVNLRGTLNLLATMRAHGVRRFVLSSTAAVYGDPTEQPISEEAPKVPTNTYGETKLFLEGALRRYRDAYGMGSVSLRYFNAAGADPRCRTGEHHVPETHLIPLIFDAIEGRRKHLTLFGEDYPTPDGTCIRDYVHVTDLAQAHVRALRRLLEAPDRCEAFNLGNGDGHSVRQVLQVAEKATGRPVPLEVGPRRSGDPSRLVASSRKAQEVLGWVPEHGDLEDIVSTAWAWYIKRFPAD
- a CDS encoding polysaccharide biosynthesis protein, which translates into the protein MSVTGLSRSLVTGWMKVASRNRRVLAGDLFLLAAAVYLGYALRLTLLIQQGFRDDLLRAALAFVPVTLLALWVCGVYRVYWPQASVEEYLRLGRGYALGALGFLLIDRLWTDLTVPRTSLAILLLLGLFFLVAFRASWRVVRPPLEGTAEPRPTLIVGAGDAGSRLARDLLRRGDDLVPLGFVDDDPDKRGKIIASLPVLGDAAELGEIVRQRGVRVVLIALPSASGQRIRAFLERLSPLGVEVRVLPALHELASGAVSVSRLRSVSLEDLLRREPIRLDLEGIDRVLRGRTVLVTGAGGSIGSEICRQVLAHGPRSLLVLGHGEQSLYNLLERFSEEGVTIPCRPLVADVGDEATLRRLFETHHPQVVFHAGAHKHVPLMEENPREALRVNALGTWNVASLAGEVGAERMVMVSTDKAVHPSSVMGATKRLAERMLEEAQSAFPGTAFLAVRFGNVLGSRGSVVPKFEAQIARGGPVTVTHPEMRRYFMLIPEAVSLVLQAASMGRGGELFVLDMGEPVVIAQMAETLIRLHGLEPHRDIPIVYSGIRPGEKLFEELFYDPDHVDRTSHDKIFRARLDRRDGGMAEKIRALTALPEDRLRQELFALCEDVPPSGVGDR
- a CDS encoding lipid II flippase MurJ; translated protein: MEGDLSGPSLPERLRNGIHRILGVKEARSATLVLTFLTLAGKPFNYLRILLVASFFGASLEMDVFNVAFGIMWLFAGTAGSAMENAVLPLLAHKRETEGETSAKKTMALAWWILILYSMFLFFTILASSEQIIKLFASGFDQNRLSIGRSMLFWLLPYTISTILKSGFDIWAQHSGKYSLSAFASSFSGLLSLIAFLATYSWLGVFSIPFSFSFSWFIVSLLTKLGVRDFPFCLADFDRNSVFEILKPTLLSLIFLGTGALYGMTDRYFASLLPIGSITTISYADFIFGAVSIITTPSLLLFLSKSSRLAANASSTNDYTSFYSSVTQALVIVLFLFFPLGIVLSGVSISLVDIVIGHGAFSFDSVILTGNCLAAYALAMPASLGCVVFFRIAQAQKKLVGLAFVSLQLVCVNALGDWALSRAFGAPGIAAATSIVYSVGFLLYGHWLLPGWWRHVGMGALAKQCALTALWAGALGWLDRVAFFGSWTPWIVAPLAGIGTILHFLLVERLGWLDALPRGWKPTELLELVLSRLRRRPSEE